Proteins from one Nitratidesulfovibrio sp. genomic window:
- a CDS encoding glycosyltransferase, with the protein MATGAPRSASRTATTSSGSHAGQAQESATTDPSTQRAGARGTTLAVDLHVHSRHSTRPSQWILQKLGCAESYTDPKALYDIARRRGMDLVTITDHNTLAGSLEIAHLDHTFVSEEITAYFPEDHCKIHVLAWDLTEAHHADITRLRENIYDLVDYLTVSGIPHACAHAMYSLNERLTLDHMERLLLLFRVFELNGSRDDFQNGILRAIVQGLTPSDMDAMADRQDMAPRMERAWVKHLMAGSDDHSSLNIARSHTSIEGVSGVGHGRVRDALRGVMEGRGTPHGTAATPVTMAHNLYSIAYQFYKQRFGLARHVNRDTVLRFADRVLTGAPEPEGGLLTKLHGLIGYRRPRLSFSSSTPRTVQDHLQTEAAEIIRRDPELRALLDSPAADITGERTEQAWMRFADQASEKVLRTFADTLLDNAMGADLFSVFNVVGSAGSLYAILAPYFVGYTLFTKDRAFARACRDHFLPHEAEAALGTPGQAGASSGACGTRSHPPHVADPDEWHASGRLNVGHFTDTFYDVNGVARTLQMQLDIARRNDKRLQVITCAPDGVADPELADRSDVFTFSPIGSFAMPEYPGLALYYPPVLKMLDHCYRQGFTHLHSATPGPVGLVALAAARILRLPIHATYHTAFPQYVMMLTEDAGLEEAMWRYMIWYYNQMDRVYVPSHATGDELAERGIARERIAFYPRGIDTETFTPTRRNGFFSRYDGTTVTLPRTFLNSEEARAAGPGLTAPRDTAQPVRFLYVGRLSREKNLHVLADAYRLVATRAPHLRLVLVGDGPARAELEETLRGLPVTFTGYLTGDDLANAYASSDIFVFPSGTDTFGNVVLEAQASGLPVVVTDKGGPQENLLPGRTGAIVPEGDAQAMAQAMLDMAADPARLDAMRTAARVYAESRSFEAAFLQQWAMYRDRNAA; encoded by the coding sequence ATGGCCACTGGCGCTCCCCGTTCCGCGTCCCGCACCGCCACAACCTCATCCGGTTCGCACGCCGGCCAGGCGCAGGAATCCGCCACCACGGACCCGTCCACGCAACGCGCGGGCGCACGTGGCACCACCCTTGCCGTGGACCTGCACGTGCACTCGCGCCACTCCACCCGCCCCTCGCAGTGGATACTGCAAAAGCTGGGCTGCGCGGAAAGCTACACCGACCCCAAGGCGTTGTATGACATCGCCCGCCGCCGGGGCATGGACCTGGTCACCATCACCGACCACAACACCCTGGCGGGCAGCCTTGAAATCGCCCACCTCGACCATACCTTCGTCAGCGAGGAAATCACCGCATATTTCCCCGAAGACCACTGCAAGATCCACGTGCTGGCCTGGGACCTGACCGAAGCCCACCACGCCGACATCACCCGCCTGCGCGAGAACATCTACGACCTCGTGGACTACCTGACCGTGTCGGGCATTCCCCATGCCTGCGCCCACGCCATGTACTCGCTGAACGAGCGCCTGACGCTGGACCACATGGAACGGCTGCTGCTGCTGTTTCGGGTGTTCGAGCTGAACGGCTCGCGCGACGACTTCCAGAACGGCATCCTGCGGGCCATCGTGCAGGGGCTGACCCCGTCGGACATGGACGCCATGGCTGACCGGCAGGACATGGCCCCGCGCATGGAACGGGCATGGGTAAAGCACCTCATGGCCGGATCGGACGACCATTCCTCGCTGAACATCGCCCGCAGCCACACCAGCATCGAAGGGGTTTCCGGCGTGGGGCATGGCCGCGTGCGCGACGCCCTGCGCGGAGTGATGGAAGGGCGCGGCACACCGCACGGCACCGCTGCCACCCCGGTGACCATGGCGCACAACCTGTATTCCATCGCCTACCAGTTCTACAAACAGCGCTTCGGCCTGGCCCGTCACGTCAACCGCGACACGGTGCTGCGCTTCGCCGACAGGGTGCTGACCGGCGCCCCGGAACCGGAAGGCGGCCTGCTGACGAAACTGCACGGACTCATCGGCTATCGCCGCCCCCGGCTGTCCTTTTCCTCCTCCACCCCGCGCACCGTGCAGGACCACCTGCAAACCGAGGCGGCCGAAATCATCCGTCGCGACCCGGAACTGCGCGCCCTGCTGGACAGCCCCGCCGCCGACATCACCGGCGAACGCACCGAACAGGCCTGGATGCGCTTTGCCGACCAGGCCTCGGAAAAGGTGCTGCGCACCTTCGCCGACACCCTGCTGGACAACGCCATGGGCGCGGACCTGTTCAGCGTGTTCAACGTGGTGGGGTCCGCCGGGTCGCTCTACGCCATCCTGGCCCCGTACTTCGTGGGGTACACCCTGTTCACCAAGGACCGCGCCTTTGCCCGCGCCTGCCGCGACCACTTCCTGCCGCACGAGGCAGAGGCGGCGCTGGGCACGCCGGGGCAGGCCGGCGCCTCTTCCGGCGCGTGCGGCACCCGGTCCCATCCCCCCCATGTGGCGGACCCGGACGAATGGCACGCCTCCGGCCGCCTTAACGTGGGCCACTTCACCGATACCTTCTACGACGTCAACGGCGTGGCCCGCACCCTTCAGATGCAACTGGACATCGCCCGCCGCAACGACAAGCGGTTGCAGGTCATCACCTGCGCGCCGGACGGCGTGGCCGACCCGGAACTGGCCGACCGCTCCGACGTGTTCACCTTTTCGCCCATCGGCTCGTTCGCCATGCCGGAGTACCCCGGCCTTGCCCTGTACTACCCGCCGGTGCTGAAGATGCTGGACCACTGCTACCGCCAGGGCTTCACCCACCTGCACTCGGCCACGCCCGGCCCGGTGGGGCTGGTGGCGCTGGCGGCGGCGCGCATCCTGCGCCTGCCCATCCACGCCACCTACCACACCGCCTTCCCGCAGTACGTGATGATGCTGACCGAGGACGCCGGGCTGGAAGAAGCCATGTGGCGGTACATGATCTGGTACTACAACCAGATGGACCGGGTGTACGTGCCCTCGCACGCCACCGGCGACGAACTGGCGGAACGGGGCATCGCGCGCGAGCGCATTGCCTTCTACCCGCGCGGCATCGATACCGAAACCTTCACCCCGACCCGCCGCAACGGGTTCTTCAGCCGCTACGACGGCACCACCGTGACCCTGCCGCGCACCTTCCTGAACAGCGAAGAGGCGCGGGCGGCAGGTCCGGGCCTGACGGCCCCCCGGGACACCGCCCAGCCGGTGCGCTTCCTGTACGTGGGGCGCCTCTCGCGTGAAAAGAACCTGCACGTGCTGGCCGACGCCTACCGCCTGGTGGCCACCCGCGCCCCGCATCTGCGACTGGTGCTGGTGGGCGATGGACCGGCCCGCGCGGAACTGGAAGAAACCCTGCGCGGCCTGCCGGTGACCTTCACCGGCTACCTCACCGGCGACGACCTTGCCAACGCCTACGCCTCGTCGGACATCTTCGTGTTTCCCTCCGGCACCGACACCTTCGGCAACGTGGTGCTGGAGGCCCAGGCCTCCGGCCTGCCGGTGGTGGTCACCGACAAGGGTGGACCGCAGGAAAACCTGCTGCCCGGCCGCACCGGGGCCATCGTGCCGGAAGGCGACGCCCAGGCCATGGCCCAGGCCATGCTGGACATGGCCGCCGACCCGGCCCGGCTGGACGCCATGCGCACCGCCGCCCGCGTCTACGCGGAAAGCCGGTCCTTCGAGGCCGCCTTTCTGCAGCAGTGGGCCATGTACCGGGACCGCAACGCCGCATAG